The Rhododendron vialii isolate Sample 1 chromosome 1a, ASM3025357v1 region tgagggagagggagatggAAATGAATTTCTTTATTCGTCGGCGGATTCTTCATTGAAGGAAGGAGTGGAGACTTTCAGCACTGTTGATGGGTTGCCCATAGATTGTTGTCAGAAGGTAGTATTTTCTGAGAATTTTCCGGCATTGGGGGATTCTATAAGCAGTGGTGGTCCAATGATTGGTTTGAAGCTTGGTAAGCGGACGTATTTTGAGGACATGTGTGCTTCCGCTAGCTCATCGAAGACCGCTGCACCTATTTCCATAATTCCTACATCAAGTGCTGCTACAGCAAGGAGATCTAGGGTGCCTAACCATGGTGCACAGGCCCCGCATTGCCAAGTTGAGGGATGCCACCTTGACCTCAAGTCAGCTAAAGAGTACCACCGTCGACATAGAATTTGCGAAAGCCATTCCAAAAGTCCAAGGGTCGTTGTAGCCGGGGTGGAGCGCAGGTTTTGCCAGCAGTGCAGCAGGCAAGTTCTTCTTGTGGAACTGTTACTAGAATTTTATTTGTTAGTAATTAACGTAGCCCATCCACTAGTTTGCCTAGGAGCACCTCCACTGTCTCGGCAAATCCCTTGCTGTAGCCAAAATTCGACAGAAATGAGCAAAAGTGCAGCTTCAGTGGGAAAAATCCCTTGCAAAAAATTTTCCAGGGCCATTTCTTGTACCAAATTTGGCTTcaagttttggttttggcaaGCTTGCCACGTTAGTTAATGGTTGTTAGTCAAAGGTAGTGTGGATGTTGCAAAATACTAGCATTCACCAATCGACCAGAGATGCTGCTGTACATTTCAAATGccacttttgttttgtttttgttttcgacACTGTAGTAGGCAAAATAGGGTTGTGGCTATGGCAAAGTGGCAATGACCGCTGGAGATGCTCCAAGTCATCAATATctggaagggtttttttttttttcccccctttgaGGATGTTGACATATTTACTTGGTTAGCAATATAAAGGTTCCATAACCTGTCGGAGTTTGATGACAAGAAGCGGAGCTGTCGAAGGCGGCTCTCTGATCACAATGCACGACGCCGCAGGCCACGTCAGGAGGCGATCCAGTTCAACTCCATGAGAGCTTCATCATTAAACGGTGGGTTTTTGACACTCAAAATTTCTAACACTTTTTTTCATATTGAACACAACTGCATATGCATATTTATCTTTCTCTTTACCCATCATTTTTACCTGGGGAAATTGTGTTTTACACCTTGCATATCTATTTGTTCATTTACGGATATGTGGTTACTGGTTAGTATGTTCCTTATTTCTCTCGTAGTTTTTAATTGTAGCTGAACATTGTACTTGCTCTTTTAGAAGCACTTCCATACTCTTAATAATCAATTTGACAAGCATAATTGGCCTTCTTTCCAACAATTTGACACGCATAACGCGTcatttccctttgttttttggacCTGAACAGATGGGAGACACCAGATGAACCATCTGTTAAACAGGGTCCCCTCTCCTGTTTCACCCTGCACATGGCAAAATGGTTGCAACTTTAAGAT contains the following coding sequences:
- the LOC131322516 gene encoding squamosa promoter-binding-like protein 3 isoform X2 yields the protein MDWTSKTPSEWDWENLCMSNGKTIEIPKHVQLSSHEIEGEGDGNEFLYSSADSSLKEGVETFSTVDGLPIDCCQKVVFSENFPALGDSISSGGPMIGLKLGKRTYFEDMCASASSSKTAAPISIIPTSSAATARRSRVPNHGAQAPHCQVEGCHLDLKSAKEYHRRHRICESHSKSPRVVVAGVERRFCQQCSRFHNLSEFDDKKRSCRRRLSDHNARRRRPRQEAIQFNSMRASSLNDLAPSAGRSNLDVATDLRHAHSLLSTNSWGSNEPEPTSLGQFIQVNQRSGSQPMIHAEPQNAALASSQHMRPEEPTAMSRLHSLDLHSNGNNQFQEFQFFKTPYESGCFYSNQIN
- the LOC131322516 gene encoding squamosa promoter-binding-like protein 12 isoform X1 — its product is MDWTSKTPSEWDWENLCMSNGKTIEIPKHVQLSSHEIEGEGDGNEFLYSSADSSLKEGVETFSTVDGLPIDCCQKVVFSENFPALGDSISSGGPMIGLKLGKRTYFEDMCASASSSKTAAPISIIPTSSAATARRSRVPNHGAQAPHCQVEGCHLDLKSAKEYHRRHRICESHSKSPRVVVAGVERRFCQQCSRFHNLSEFDDKKRSCRRRLSDHNARRRRPRQEAIQFNSMRASSLNDGRHQMNHLLNRVPSPVSPCTWQNGCNFKIEQSRYSLNRPAKHAGMYRETYLSSDKLPNYTSMECLDSEIYSFQSTTPRVLNHDLAPSAGRSNLDVATDLRHAHSLLSTNSWGSNEPEPTSLGQFIQVNQRSGSQPMIHAEPQNAALASSQHMRPEEPTAMSRLHSLDLHSNGNNQFQEFQFFKTPYESGCFYSNQIN